A region from the Bos indicus x Bos taurus breed Angus x Brahman F1 hybrid chromosome 9, Bos_hybrid_MaternalHap_v2.0, whole genome shotgun sequence genome encodes:
- the CCR6 gene encoding C-C chemokine receptor type 6, whose product MRVEPKNSTVYDSNEDYFGLANSSDYLLDDDSFLCSLQEVRNFSGLFVPVAYSLICVCGLLGNILVVVTFAFYKKAKSMTDVYLLNMAVADILFVLTLPFWAVNHATGEWIFSNAMCKLTRGIYAINFNCGMLLLTCISLDRYIAIVQATKSFRLRSRTLAHHKLICLAVWAVSILISSSTFTFNQKYKLQGGDVCEPRYHAVSEPIRWKLLMLGLQLLFGFFIPLVFMIFCYAFIVKTLVQAQNSKRHRAIRVIIAVVLVFLACQIPHNMVLLVTAVNLGRTGRSCSSEKLLGYAKNVTEVLAFLHCCLNPALYAFIGQKFRSYFLKIMKDLWCVRKKQKAPGFSCSRLHSDTFTSRQNSETADNDNPSSFTM is encoded by the exons ATGAGAGTG GAACCAAAGAATTCCACCGTCTACGATTCAAATGAGGACTACTTTGGATTAGCTAACAGTTCAGACTACTTACTGGATGACGACAGCTTTCTGTGTTCCTTGCAGGAGGTCAGAAATTTCTCTGGGCTCTTTGTGCCGGTCGCTTACTCCTTGATATGCGTCTGCGGCCTCCTGGGCAATATTCTGGTGGTGGTCACCTTCGCCTTTTATAAGAAAGCCAAGTCCATGACGGACGTTTATCTCTTGAACATGGCCGTGGCGGACATCCTGTTTGTCCTCACCCTCCCATTCTGGGCAGTCAACCACGCCACCGGCGAGTGGATTTTCAGCAACGCCATGTGCAAACTGACCCGGGGCATCTACGCCATCAACTTCAACTGCGGCATGCTGCTGCTGACCTGCATCAGCCTGGACCGCTACATCGCCATCGTGCAGGCCACCAAGTCCTTCCGGCTCCGCTCCAGAACCCTGGCTCACCACAAGCTGATCTGCCTGGCCGTGTGGGCAGTGTCCATCCTGATCTCCAGCTCGACCTTCACGTTCAACCAGAAGTACAAGCTGCAGGGCGGCGACGTCTGCGAGCCCCGGTACCACGCCGTGTCCGAGCCCATCCGCTGGAAGCTGCTGATGCTGGGGCTGCAGCTGCTCTTCGGCTTCTTCATCCCGCTGGTGTTCATGATCTTCTGCTACGCGTTCATAGTCAAGACCTTAGTCCAGGCGCAGAACTCGAAGCGGCACAGGGCCATCCGCGTCATCATCGCAGTGGTCCTCGTGTTCCTGGCCTGCCAGATCCCACACAACATGGTGCTCCTCGTGACCGCCGTCAACCTGGGCCGGACGGGCCGCTCATGCAGCAGCGAGAAGCTGCTGGGCTACGCCAAGAACGTCACCGAGGTGCTGGCCTTCCTGCACTGCTGCCTCAACCCCGCGCTCTACGCTTTCATCGGCCAGAAGTTTCGGAGCTACTTTCTGAAGATCATGAAGGACCTGTGGTGCGTGAGGAAGAAGCAGAAGGCTCCGGGCTTCTCCTGCTCCCGGCTGCACTCGGACACCTTCACCTCCCGGCAGAACAGCGAGACCGCGGACAACGACAACCCGTCTTCCTTCACCATGtga